One region of Oncorhynchus clarkii lewisi isolate Uvic-CL-2024 unplaced genomic scaffold, UVic_Ocla_1.0 unplaced_contig_5680_pilon_pilon, whole genome shotgun sequence genomic DNA includes:
- the LOC139402817 gene encoding caspase-14-like gives MDRYDLSGRRAAVIMCGGGRPGSEYDVERIKALCKQNTFPEPSYSVKCKTKEDVTDALKSFRNNLSDDVSCLAMFIMAHGGLGHIEVNDEEILDLEDIYKMFSNSQCPALREKPKLFVVQACRGVKGRPKDLYTDGGRSSGAVSKKLLPTESDSMEVYAVPPGKLAIRHPDRGCPLFEEMHNVFTKDSVATRDVYELFTEVNQRLGQRKDRRKDGYEHDFQSTPRVIKRNLQPVDKEDSSDDIGRSLHIVNNLTKMLYL, from the exons ATGGACAGATATGATCTAAGTGGCAGACGTGCAGCCGTGATCATGTGCGGTGGGGGAAGACCGGGCTCTGAGTACGATGTTGAGAGAATAAAGGCGCTCTGCAAACAGAATACGTTTCCTGAACCTAGTTATAGTGTTAAATGCAAAACTAAAGAG GACGTAACTGATGCACTGAAGTCGTTTCGAAACAACCTGAGCGATGACGTCAGTTGCCTCGCAATGTTCATCATGGCCCATGGTGGACTTGGACACATTGAAGTCAATGACGAAGAGATTCTAGATCTAGAAGATATCTACAAGATGTTTAGCAACAGCCAGTGTCCAGCCCTCCGTGAGAAACCCAAGCTCTTTGTTGTGCAGGCCTGTAGGGGAG TGAAGGGACGTCCTAAAGACCTTTACACAGACGGCGGTAGATCTTCAGGCGCTGTCTCAAAAAAGTTGCTCCCCACGGAGTCTGACTCCATGGAAGTGTATGCAGTGCCTCCAG GAAAACTTGCCATCAGACACCCGGACAGAGGATGCCCATTGTTTGAAGAGATGCATAACGTGTTTACGAAGGATTCAGTAGCTACCCGTGATGTGTATGAACTCTTCACAGAG GTGAACCAACGTCTGGGTCAGAGGAAGGACCGTAGAAAGGACGGATACGAACATGATTTCCAGTCAACACCCAGAGTCATCAAGAGAAACCTACAGCCAGTAGATAAAGAGGATTCATCTGATGACATAGGGCGTTCTCTTCACATTGTGAACAATCTGACCAAGATGTTGTATCTCTGa